In Rhodanobacter humi, the genomic stretch GCCGAAGCCGCCTTCCACCTGCGCCAGTTCGCGCAGGGTCCCGGCGCGGGTCAGCGGCACGTCGCCGTACAGCACCAGCACCTGCGCCGCATCGGGCACCTCGGGCAGCGCCTGCTCCACCGCGTGACCGGTGCCGAGGCGCTCGGCCTGCAGCACCCAATGCAAGTCATCCTGGCCTGCGAACGCGGCCCGCACCTGGTCGCCGCCGTGGCCGTACACCACGTGGATCGCCGCCGGCTGCAGCGCTCGCGCGGTGGCCAGCACGTGCGCCAGCAGCGGTCGCCCGGCCAGCGGCATCAGCACCTTGGGGTGCGTGGACTTCATGCGCGTGCCGGCGCCGGCGGCGAGGACGATGACGTGAAGGGGGGCCTGGCTCATGCGGGTCTGCCCTGACGTGGAGAATCCGCGGAGTCTATCAGCCCCCTGCCGGACGCCGGCTCAACCCTGCGCAGACGCGGACATCACCGTCGCCTTGCCGGCATGGCACTCGAAGCGGAACGCGTAGCTCAGGCTGAACGGCTTGGTCTTGCTGTCCACCGCGTGGGTGTTGCCGTCCGCGTCCGCGGCCCAGTGGTTGATGCGCAACGGATTGAACTCCCACTGCAGCACTGCCGCGCGCGCGGCGGCGTAGAACAACGGACTGCGCGATGCGGCCGACACATCGTCCGTCGACAGATCACGCACGTCGCTGACCTTGCCCGCATCGTCCACGATCACCTGCACCCGCACCTCCTGCACCGGCGGGCAGGCCGCGAGTTGTTCCGGCGGATAGGCCGGCGTCACGCGCCGAAACGGCGTGGCACCCGTGGCGGTGTCACCGATCGCCAGCGGGTAATGCGCCACGTGGCCGTCGTCGAGCATCCGGTAACTGGCGGAGCCTTCGTTCGGCGCCCCGGCGGGCGGCGCGGCGACCGTGGCGCAGCCCGCCACGCCCAGCGCGAGCAAGCCCGGAGCCAGCAACCTGATGCGTGTCATCACGACCTTCTCCATCCGGCGAGTGTCGGCAACGCTATCAAATTACACACGTAATTTGAAGCGCCGCCATGGTCGCATAGGCAATCCCCGCACGCAAAAACGCCGGCGCAAGGCCGGCGTCTGCTTCAACGAGGCTGCCAAACGAAGCGGCCGCTCTTACCAGGAGTGCGGCCATGGATGGCCGCCCATTTGATTTCCGCGATCAGGGAAGATCGCAAAAGCAAAGCCTCAGTGCTTCAAATTCTTCCGCAGCCGCTCCAGCGCCTGCAGCTGGGCCATCGCCTGGGCCAGCTTGGCCTGCGCCTCGGAAACTTCCAGCGCGTCGGTGCGATTGGCCAGCGCGTCTTCGGCTTCCTTCTTCGCGCGCTGCGCGGCGGCCTCGTCGAGGTCGGCGGCGCGGATCGCGGTGTCGACCAGCACGGTGACCACCTGCGGCTGCACCTCGAGAATGCCGCCGGAGATGTAGAACTGCTGGCGCTCGC encodes the following:
- a CDS encoding F0F1 ATP synthase subunit epsilon, whose protein sequence is MTTLRVDIVSAEAEIFSGEATMLVATGELGELGITPRHAPLITRLKPGHVDVVLAAGERQQFYISGGILEVQPQVVTVLVDTAIRAADLDEAAAQRAKKEAEDALANRTDALEVSEAQAKLAQAMAQLQALERLRKNLKH